One stretch of Jiangella gansuensis DSM 44835 DNA includes these proteins:
- a CDS encoding fumarate reductase/succinate dehydrogenase flavoprotein subunit encodes MTEIERHSFDVLVVGAGGAGLRAAIAAHDAGAKVGIVCKSLLGKAHTVMAEGGIAAAMANVWQEDNWKVHFRDTMRGGKMLNHWRMAQLHAQEAPDRVRELEEWGALFDRTPDGLISQRDFGGHRYARLAHVGDRTGLELIRTLQQRAVALGIEVFMECTVTELFKEDGRISGAFGYWRESGRFILFEAPSVVLATGGIGKSYKVTSNSWEYTGDGHALALQAGASLVNMEFVQFHPTGMVWPPSVKGILVTESVRGDGGVLRNSEGRRFMFDYIPEFFKAETADSEEEADRWYEDKTNNRRPPELLPRDEVARAINSEVKAGRGSPHGGVFLDIASRRSQEYIQRRLPSMYHQFKELADVDITAEPMEVGPTCHYVMGGVAVDPDTGESSVPGLYAAGEVAGGMHGANRLGGNSLSDLLVFGRRTGLNAAYAAARRSSRPSISDDDVRAASEAALAPFGVEGGENPYAVQQDLQEVMHNLVGIIRRSDEMEQALSELTKFKERIGRLSVEGHRQYNPGWHLALDLHNMLRVSECIARAALERTESRGGHTRDDFPATDDTWGSINLHCRLTPEDAAGDGFRVTVTREPLPQMPDDLRELFG; translated from the coding sequence ATGACTGAGATCGAACGTCACAGCTTCGACGTCCTCGTCGTCGGCGCCGGCGGTGCGGGGCTGCGTGCGGCCATCGCCGCCCACGACGCCGGAGCCAAGGTCGGCATCGTCTGCAAGTCGCTGCTCGGCAAGGCGCACACCGTCATGGCCGAGGGCGGCATCGCCGCGGCCATGGCCAACGTGTGGCAGGAGGACAACTGGAAGGTGCACTTCCGCGACACCATGCGTGGCGGGAAGATGCTCAACCACTGGCGCATGGCTCAACTGCACGCGCAGGAGGCACCCGACCGCGTCCGCGAGCTCGAGGAATGGGGCGCGCTGTTCGACCGCACGCCCGACGGCCTCATCTCGCAGCGCGACTTCGGCGGCCACCGCTACGCCCGGCTGGCACACGTCGGCGACCGCACCGGCCTCGAGCTCATCCGCACGCTGCAGCAGCGCGCCGTGGCCCTCGGCATCGAGGTGTTCATGGAGTGCACCGTCACCGAGCTGTTCAAGGAGGATGGACGGATCTCCGGCGCGTTCGGCTACTGGCGCGAGTCCGGCCGGTTCATCCTGTTCGAGGCGCCGTCGGTCGTGCTGGCCACGGGCGGCATCGGCAAGTCGTACAAGGTGACGTCGAACTCGTGGGAGTACACCGGCGACGGCCACGCGCTCGCTCTGCAGGCCGGCGCCAGCCTGGTGAACATGGAGTTCGTGCAGTTCCACCCGACCGGCATGGTGTGGCCGCCGTCGGTGAAGGGGATCCTGGTCACCGAGTCGGTCCGCGGCGACGGCGGCGTGCTGCGCAACAGCGAGGGCCGCCGGTTCATGTTCGACTACATCCCCGAGTTCTTCAAGGCCGAGACGGCGGACTCCGAGGAGGAGGCCGACCGCTGGTACGAGGACAAGACGAACAACCGCCGGCCGCCGGAACTGCTGCCCCGTGACGAGGTGGCGCGGGCCATCAACTCCGAGGTCAAGGCCGGTCGCGGGTCACCGCACGGCGGTGTCTTCCTCGACATCGCGTCGCGCCGCTCCCAGGAGTACATCCAGCGTCGGCTGCCGTCGATGTACCACCAGTTCAAGGAACTGGCCGACGTCGACATCACCGCCGAGCCGATGGAGGTCGGGCCCACCTGCCATTACGTCATGGGCGGCGTGGCGGTCGACCCGGACACGGGTGAGTCGTCCGTGCCGGGCCTCTATGCGGCCGGCGAGGTGGCCGGCGGCATGCACGGCGCGAACCGCCTGGGCGGCAACTCGCTGTCCGATCTGTTGGTGTTCGGCCGGCGCACCGGCCTCAACGCCGCCTACGCCGCGGCCCGGCGGAGCTCTCGCCCGTCCATCAGCGACGACGACGTCCGCGCGGCGTCCGAGGCGGCGCTGGCGCCATTCGGCGTCGAGGGCGGCGAGAACCCGTATGCCGTGCAGCAGGACCTGCAGGAGGTCATGCACAACCTCGTCGGCATCATCCGCCGCTCGGACGAGATGGAGCAGGCGCTGAGTGAGCTGACGAAGTTCAAAGAGCGCATCGGGCGGCTCAGCGTCGAGGGCCACCGCCAGTACAACCCCGGCTGGCACCTGGCCCTCGACCTGCACAACATGCTGCGGGTGTCCGAGTGCATCGCCCGTGCCGCGCTCGAACGGACCGAGAGCCGCGGCGGGCACACTCGCGACGACTTCCCGGCCACCGACGACACCTGGGGATCCATCAACCTGCACTGCCGGCTGACCCCCGAGGACGCAGCCGGTGACGGTTTCCGGGTCACAGTCACCAGGGAGCCGCTGCCGCAGATGCCCGACGACCTGCGCGAGCTGTTCGGCTGA
- a CDS encoding ABC transporter permease subunit: protein MLAFIVRRLVVSAGVLLAGTFLAYVLVALSGDPLARLREDNSPGAEDRMADLSDRLNLDTPVPLRYLQWLGAASKCLVPFAAQCDLGQSVQGQDVTFLLSNAVTATLQLITVATFSAMLLGVIIGIVTALRQYSRLDYATTLASFFFVSLPLFWFAVLLKQYVAIDLNDWLADPTVSLPAAAVVGVISGLIWASAIGGDRRRVWTSFGIAFAATAGALLVLSATGWFASPGLGPVVVIVVGAASALGLTALLAGFRYRHVLYAASATAAVGIVLYFALDPVLRDPGYLTLFGLLLLAIAIAGGIGYLLGGLQRKQAIQTSIGVALIMSVTVLIDKVLSAWDNYYEAVGGRVVATFGSRTPNYDGGTWGNLLDTATHLMLPTIALMLVSIATYSRYTRASMLEVMNQDYVRTARSKGLTERTVIVRHAFRNGLIPITTLMAFDVAGLMGGAVITETVFAWQGMGFMFVQALRNVDPNPAMAFFLVTGITAVVFNMLADIAYAYLDPRIRLS, encoded by the coding sequence GTGCTCGCCTTCATCGTGCGCAGGTTGGTCGTCTCCGCGGGCGTGCTCTTGGCCGGTACCTTCCTGGCCTATGTCCTCGTCGCGCTGTCCGGTGACCCGCTGGCGCGGCTGCGTGAGGACAATTCGCCCGGCGCTGAGGACCGCATGGCGGATCTCTCCGACCGCCTCAACCTCGACACTCCCGTGCCGCTGCGCTACCTGCAGTGGCTCGGGGCCGCGTCGAAGTGCCTCGTCCCGTTCGCCGCGCAGTGCGACCTCGGCCAGTCCGTACAGGGGCAGGACGTCACGTTCCTGCTCAGCAACGCCGTCACCGCGACGCTGCAGCTCATCACCGTGGCCACGTTCTCGGCCATGCTGCTCGGCGTCATCATCGGCATCGTCACCGCGCTGCGGCAGTACTCCCGGCTCGACTACGCCACCACGCTGGCGTCGTTCTTCTTCGTCTCGCTGCCGCTGTTCTGGTTCGCCGTGCTGCTCAAGCAGTACGTTGCGATCGACCTGAACGACTGGCTGGCCGACCCGACGGTGTCGCTGCCCGCCGCGGCCGTCGTCGGCGTCATCAGCGGGCTCATCTGGGCGTCGGCCATCGGCGGGGACCGCCGGCGGGTCTGGACGTCGTTCGGTATCGCCTTCGCCGCCACCGCCGGTGCACTGCTGGTGCTCTCGGCCACCGGGTGGTTCGCCAGCCCCGGCCTCGGTCCGGTCGTCGTCATCGTCGTCGGCGCGGCTTCCGCGCTCGGACTGACGGCACTGCTGGCGGGGTTCCGCTACCGCCACGTCCTCTACGCCGCATCGGCCACCGCCGCGGTCGGCATCGTCCTGTACTTCGCGCTCGACCCGGTGCTGCGCGACCCGGGCTACCTGACGCTGTTCGGACTGTTGCTGTTGGCGATCGCCATCGCCGGCGGCATCGGGTACCTGCTGGGTGGCCTGCAGCGAAAACAGGCGATCCAGACGTCCATCGGCGTCGCGCTCATCATGTCGGTGACCGTGCTCATCGACAAGGTCCTCAGCGCCTGGGACAACTACTACGAGGCGGTCGGCGGCCGGGTGGTGGCCACGTTCGGCTCCCGGACGCCCAACTACGACGGCGGGACCTGGGGCAATCTGCTGGACACCGCCACCCACCTGATGTTGCCGACCATCGCGCTGATGCTCGTCTCCATCGCCACGTACAGCCGATACACCCGGGCCAGCATGCTCGAGGTGATGAACCAGGACTACGTGCGCACGGCCCGCTCGAAGGGGCTGACCGAACGGACCGTCATCGTCCGGCACGCGTTCCGCAACGGCCTGATCCCCATCACCACGCTGATGGCCTTCGACGTCGCCGGTCTCATGGGCGGCGCAGTCATCACCGAGACGGTGTTCGCCTGGCAGGGCATGGGCTTCATGTTCGTGCAGGCCCTCCGCAACGTCGACCCCAACCCGGCGATGGCGTTCTTCCTGGTCACCGGCATAACGGCTGTCGTGTTCAACATGCTGGCCGATATCGCGTACGCCTACCTCGACCCACGGATCCGGCTGTCGTGA
- a CDS encoding ABC transporter family substrate-binding protein, with amino-acid sequence MTTKRRGTAFFAVLAAGALTLAACGSDDDGEEPGANRSESEEPAQSEGTIPGSTITVAVNEDYTAYNDDTATGNGTWNTLINNGIKLDFWSYGADGSVVREEDFGTYELVSEDPLTVEYTINDEAVWSDGTPIDCDDILLEWAALSGTMVDAAGENIFNSASNNGYELIEKPECAAGDKEFTAVYSQPYIDWELIFQGGSNPAHIAAQQGGLTEEELITAIQNDDIAALTPVAEFWNNGWQFNPGELPDPTLIPSSGPYLLTDWVAGQSITLTANPDFYGPPPPTETIVLRVLDGAQQVAALQNGEVDVINPSNPTVDTMSQLESMGDQIELITGGNLTWSHIDFQMGPGRPFEQLEVRQAFAKCVPRELIVENLVRPANPDAVVQDLREFFPVDEDYEAAREAAFPADMYGEQDIAGAQELLTQAGVTQPLEVVLMHADDPVRNDLAALTKDACDQAGFNVVDFTPPDWGQRITADVGSYDAVMFGWAGSGNIASGQSLYVSDGDQNPYGYSNPRVDELWDQVVSSADREAARELLVEMETELWNDVFSIPLYTNANVVAVAAGIEGVEVNAAQTGVTFNMDEWVPAQS; translated from the coding sequence TTGACCACCAAGCGCAGGGGTACGGCGTTCTTCGCTGTCCTCGCCGCCGGCGCGCTCACGCTGGCCGCGTGTGGCAGCGACGACGACGGCGAGGAGCCCGGGGCCAACCGTTCCGAGTCCGAAGAGCCGGCGCAGTCCGAAGGCACCATTCCCGGTAGCACCATCACCGTCGCCGTCAACGAGGACTACACGGCCTACAACGACGACACCGCCACCGGCAACGGTACGTGGAACACGCTGATCAACAACGGCATCAAGCTGGACTTCTGGTCCTACGGTGCCGACGGCAGCGTGGTGCGCGAAGAGGACTTCGGGACGTACGAGCTGGTGAGCGAGGACCCGCTCACCGTCGAGTACACGATCAACGACGAGGCCGTCTGGTCCGACGGCACGCCGATCGACTGCGACGACATCCTGCTCGAGTGGGCTGCGTTGTCCGGCACCATGGTGGACGCCGCGGGCGAGAACATCTTCAACTCCGCCTCGAACAACGGCTACGAGCTGATCGAGAAGCCGGAGTGCGCCGCCGGTGACAAGGAGTTCACCGCGGTCTACTCCCAGCCGTACATCGACTGGGAGCTGATCTTCCAGGGCGGTTCGAACCCCGCGCACATAGCGGCGCAGCAGGGCGGGCTCACCGAGGAAGAACTCATCACGGCCATCCAGAACGACGACATCGCGGCGCTCACGCCGGTCGCCGAGTTCTGGAACAACGGCTGGCAGTTCAACCCCGGCGAACTGCCGGACCCGACGCTGATCCCGTCGTCGGGGCCGTACCTGCTCACCGATTGGGTGGCCGGTCAGTCGATCACCCTGACGGCCAACCCCGACTTCTACGGCCCGCCGCCGCCCACCGAGACCATCGTGCTGCGTGTCCTGGACGGCGCCCAGCAGGTCGCCGCGCTGCAGAACGGCGAGGTCGACGTCATCAACCCGAGCAACCCGACCGTGGACACGATGTCCCAGCTCGAGAGCATGGGTGACCAGATCGAACTGATCACAGGCGGCAACCTGACCTGGAGCCACATCGACTTCCAGATGGGCCCGGGCCGGCCTTTCGAGCAGCTGGAGGTCCGGCAGGCGTTCGCCAAGTGCGTGCCTCGGGAGCTCATCGTCGAGAACCTGGTCCGTCCGGCCAACCCGGACGCGGTCGTGCAGGACCTGCGTGAGTTCTTCCCGGTCGACGAGGACTACGAGGCCGCCCGTGAAGCTGCCTTCCCGGCCGACATGTACGGCGAGCAGGACATCGCCGGCGCGCAGGAGCTGCTGACCCAGGCCGGCGTCACGCAGCCGCTGGAGGTCGTCCTGATGCACGCCGACGACCCGGTCCGCAACGACCTCGCCGCGCTGACGAAGGACGCCTGCGACCAGGCCGGCTTCAACGTCGTCGACTTCACCCCGCCGGACTGGGGTCAGCGCATCACCGCCGACGTCGGCTCCTACGACGCGGTCATGTTCGGCTGGGCAGGCTCCGGCAACATCGCCTCCGGTCAGTCCCTGTACGTCAGCGACGGCGACCAGAACCCGTACGGCTACTCGAACCCGCGGGTCGACGAGCTCTGGGACCAGGTCGTCAGCAGTGCCGACCGGGAGGCCGCGCGCGAACTGCTCGTCGAGATGGAGACGGAGCTCTGGAACGACGTGTTCAGCATCCCGCTGTACACCAATGCGAACGTCGTGGCAGTCGCCGCGGGCATCGAGGGCGTCGAGGTCAACGCCGCCCAGACCGGTGTGACGTTCAACATGGACGAGTGGGTTCCGGCACAGTCCTGA
- a CDS encoding 4a-hydroxytetrahydrobiopterin dehydratase gives MALLDDDGVRLALAGLPHWSGDTSSISRTVHAPDFMTGIRIVDDVAAAAEAADHHPDIDIRWRDVTFTLATHSEGGVTGKDIELAGTIDEIVTRNHAA, from the coding sequence ATGGCTCTACTTGACGACGACGGCGTCCGGCTGGCGCTGGCCGGGCTGCCGCACTGGTCCGGCGACACGTCGTCCATCAGCCGCACGGTCCATGCGCCGGACTTCATGACCGGCATCCGGATCGTCGACGACGTCGCGGCTGCGGCGGAGGCGGCGGATCACCACCCGGACATCGACATCCGCTGGCGTGATGTCACGTTCACGCTGGCCACGCACTCCGAGGGCGGCGTCACCGGGAAGGACATCGAGCTGGCCGGCACCATCGACGAGATCGTGACCCGCAACCACGCGGCGTGA
- a CDS encoding DeoR/GlpR family DNA-binding transcription regulator produces the protein MAAQTTAGNDANGQPRRLPAGRKAALAAYVTELGQVTVAQLAERFDVSPDTIRRDLDQLDSEGVLIRTHGGAVSPSAVPRPETGLDIRLRMQTSAKEKIGALAASLVTDGAAIVVNGGTTTLALVRHLREHRELTVATNSLRIPAEISPDAYRDLYVFGGQVRHVSQATVGPVSFQRMSARDDVQIQCDLALIAVGAVDGESGYTTSNFSEAAMMAEMMDRASRVAVLADRSKFDRRLFAQVAELGRADYLVTDSAPSQDLSRALEAAGVKVLIADGDG, from the coding sequence ATGGCCGCGCAGACAACCGCAGGGAATGACGCGAACGGTCAGCCCCGCCGACTACCCGCCGGGCGCAAGGCCGCGCTGGCGGCGTACGTGACCGAGCTCGGGCAGGTCACCGTCGCCCAGCTCGCCGAGCGCTTCGACGTCTCGCCGGACACCATCCGGCGCGACCTCGACCAGCTCGACTCCGAAGGTGTGCTCATCCGCACCCACGGCGGCGCCGTCAGCCCTTCCGCCGTCCCCCGGCCCGAGACCGGGCTTGACATCCGCCTACGGATGCAGACCTCGGCCAAGGAGAAGATCGGCGCCCTGGCTGCCAGCCTGGTCACCGACGGCGCCGCCATCGTGGTCAACGGCGGTACCACCACGCTCGCGCTGGTCCGGCACCTGCGCGAACATCGCGAACTCACCGTCGCCACCAACAGCCTGCGCATCCCGGCCGAGATCTCCCCCGACGCCTACCGGGACCTCTACGTGTTCGGGGGACAGGTGCGCCACGTATCGCAGGCCACCGTCGGGCCGGTCAGCTTCCAGCGCATGTCCGCCCGCGACGACGTCCAGATCCAGTGCGACCTCGCGCTGATCGCCGTCGGCGCTGTGGACGGCGAGAGCGGCTACACCACCAGCAACTTCTCCGAGGCCGCCATGATGGCGGAGATGATGGACCGCGCCTCCCGGGTGGCGGTCCTGGCCGACCGTTCCAAGTTCGACCGGCGGCTGTTCGCCCAGGTCGCCGAGCTGGGCCGGGCCGATTACCTCGTCACCGACTCCGCGCCGTCACAGGATCTGTCCCGGGCGCTGGAAGCGGCCGGCGTGAAGGTACTGATCGCCGACGGCGACGGCTGA
- a CDS encoding succinate dehydrogenase/fumarate reductase iron-sulfur subunit, which translates to MGYDLDMKVWRGDASGGELVDFTVEVEEGEVVLDALHRIQATQAGDLAVRWNCKAGKCGSCSTEINGKPRLACMTRLSTFEQGETVTVTPLRTFPVVRDLVTDVSYNYKVAETVPPFAPEPRPADGAYRMQQVDVERGQEFRKCIECFLCQTVCHVIRDHEENKPAFSGPRFFLRYAELDMHPLDTNDRRELAREQAGIGLCNITKCCTEVCPEGIKITDNAIIPMKERVVDRSYDPITWLGRKIFRRDQLPEAQVPRAPGD; encoded by the coding sequence ATGGGATACGACCTGGACATGAAGGTCTGGCGCGGCGACGCCAGCGGCGGTGAGCTGGTCGATTTCACCGTCGAGGTCGAGGAAGGCGAGGTGGTCCTCGACGCCCTCCACCGCATCCAGGCGACGCAGGCCGGCGACCTCGCGGTGCGGTGGAACTGCAAGGCCGGCAAGTGCGGCTCGTGCAGCACGGAGATCAACGGCAAGCCGCGGTTGGCCTGCATGACCCGCCTCTCGACGTTCGAGCAGGGCGAGACGGTGACGGTGACGCCGCTGCGGACGTTCCCGGTGGTGCGCGACCTCGTCACGGACGTGTCGTACAACTACAAGGTCGCCGAGACGGTGCCGCCCTTCGCGCCGGAGCCGCGGCCCGCTGACGGCGCCTACCGCATGCAGCAGGTGGACGTGGAGCGCGGCCAGGAGTTCCGCAAGTGCATCGAGTGTTTCCTGTGCCAGACGGTGTGCCACGTCATCCGCGACCACGAGGAGAACAAACCGGCGTTTTCCGGTCCCCGGTTCTTCCTGCGCTACGCCGAGCTGGACATGCACCCGCTGGACACCAACGACCGTCGTGAGCTGGCCCGCGAGCAGGCCGGTATCGGCCTGTGCAACATCACGAAGTGCTGCACCGAGGTCTGCCCCGAGGGCATCAAGATCACCGACAACGCGATCATCCCGATGAAGGAGCGCGTGGTAGACCGGTCCTACGACCCGATCACCTGGCTGGGCCGCAAGATCTTCCGCCGCGACCAGCTCCCCGAGGCCCAGGTCCCCCGCGCACCTGGAGATTGA
- a CDS encoding ABC transporter substrate-binding protein has translation MSNGAIARRRALAVLGASALALTAACGGGSGDDAASGEVTLEFSQWWEPELPEGSLRALMDEFEEQNPGITVELISGPYASTKEQVVAGAAAGTMSDVVGLDGAWVSDFVNQGSIASLSDLMDEAGFDDSVLASQVELEGSTYMLPVVNFVYPLFTNDDLLAQAGITAPPTNRTEFAAAATALSGLGDNVSGWALPLSLETPNGIQNDVMSWVWASGGSMLADGQPDLTNDEVTSAAEYVKSLWDDGAIAPGAFTMKEQDKVEEFTNGRVGMAISSLAHVNTIREANPDLNFSISAIPAEDSYTDARGIPYASWGIGVAENSEHKAEAWKLVEFLFGEDVNAELSTLANAFPGNTSSVPDFVEGDELFSAAFEIYQSGYPANEFTGLPVAEELMRMFGEEFQRALDGDQSVDDALQTAQDRWLEEF, from the coding sequence ATGAGCAACGGCGCCATCGCGAGACGGCGGGCACTCGCCGTCCTCGGTGCATCGGCCCTCGCGCTGACCGCGGCGTGTGGCGGCGGCTCCGGGGACGATGCGGCGAGCGGTGAGGTGACCCTCGAGTTCAGCCAGTGGTGGGAGCCCGAGCTGCCCGAAGGCTCGCTGCGCGCCCTCATGGACGAGTTCGAGGAGCAGAATCCCGGCATCACCGTCGAACTGATCAGCGGCCCGTACGCGTCGACGAAGGAGCAGGTCGTGGCCGGCGCCGCCGCCGGCACCATGTCCGACGTCGTCGGCCTCGACGGAGCCTGGGTCAGCGACTTCGTCAACCAGGGGTCCATCGCGAGCCTGAGCGACCTGATGGACGAGGCCGGCTTCGACGACAGCGTCCTGGCCTCGCAGGTCGAGCTCGAGGGCTCCACCTACATGCTCCCGGTCGTCAACTTCGTCTACCCGCTCTTCACCAACGACGACCTGCTCGCCCAGGCCGGCATCACCGCACCGCCCACCAACCGCACCGAGTTCGCCGCGGCCGCGACCGCGCTGAGCGGCCTGGGTGACAACGTGAGCGGCTGGGCGCTCCCGCTGTCGCTGGAGACACCGAACGGCATCCAGAACGACGTCATGTCCTGGGTGTGGGCCTCCGGTGGCAGCATGCTCGCCGACGGCCAGCCCGACCTCACCAATGACGAGGTCACGAGCGCCGCGGAGTACGTCAAGAGCCTGTGGGACGACGGCGCCATCGCGCCGGGCGCTTTCACGATGAAGGAACAGGACAAGGTCGAGGAGTTCACGAACGGCCGGGTCGGCATGGCGATCAGCTCGCTCGCGCACGTGAACACGATCCGTGAGGCAAACCCGGACCTGAACTTCAGCATCTCCGCCATCCCCGCCGAGGACTCCTACACCGACGCGCGCGGCATCCCCTACGCGTCCTGGGGCATCGGCGTGGCCGAGAACAGCGAGCACAAGGCCGAGGCCTGGAAGCTGGTCGAGTTCCTCTTCGGGGAGGACGTCAACGCCGAGCTCTCGACACTCGCCAACGCGTTCCCGGGCAACACGTCGTCGGTGCCGGACTTCGTGGAGGGCGACGAACTGTTCTCCGCCGCCTTCGAGATCTACCAGAGCGGCTACCCGGCCAACGAGTTCACCGGGCTGCCGGTTGCCGAGGAACTGATGCGCATGTTCGGCGAGGAGTTCCAGCGTGCACTCGACGGCGACCAGTCCGTCGACGACGCGCTGCAAACTGCCCAGGACCGCTGGCTCGAAGAGTTCTGA